The genome window aaagggtgattgtgaggttggagtgaatgagaggactgagtgactgttgctctgagaggatgcattgatacattattgttgcacttcagttgtcatatatcactattttggaaacttctgaaagacattatcttctaTTTTAGTAGAATTTGATATAAAATTACTGTTTGAGTtgtaaatgttgaacttgaaagcatgcctacctttttatgttggaaattactgtaattggacttagttgtgaagctcgtcactatcttcatttctttatttagtatttttacttgctgagttagttgtactcatactacaccctgcacctcgtgtggaGACCCAGGTACCTCCGGACACGGCAGTTGCTAGTTTTTCGgagctttatctgttggagactattgagatagctgcttgacgtccgcaaaCCTTGACCCTCCTCCTTTCAGTTTTTGTACTGttttatattttcagacagtgtttttatcagtcagtcTTTGTTACcctttagatgctcatgtactcagtgacaccgagttttgggagtgcatttatatccagtatttgtgggattttctcttaaacttaattattatattttcagtatttaaaaaatattatgggttattgatgttgtcggcttgcctagtattgagataggcgccatcacgatatgtgtgatttttgggtcgtgacaagtaatgGCAGCGGGATTATCATTCAACAGAGCCATATCAAGATCCATTACACCTAAGTGGAACTTGACTTGTTCATGCCATTCAGAGAAGTTCAATCTGTTGAACACAGTAACAGAAGAAGCATGCGAATGAAGAGGAATTGCTGCAAAATAGATAATACATGCTCACAAATCAATATGGATTCAGTTAAACAATTAAAGCATATTGTAATTATCCTTGGGGTAAATACTACGACACACTATCATAATTTAAATGTCATTTAGTCATTAATAggcaattaaatatttttaaccaaacACATATGACATCTTTGGACAGACAATATATATTTGACTAAGAATATTAATTTACCTCATTATTTTCACTATTCATAGAATGATTGATCCACCTTTGGGTAAATCCTTAGGTTCTAGCAATAGTGAAAATTAATTTATCCATTTATTTTCAATTATAGACATTTCATTAATTTCATGGATAAACTATAATTTTatgtatgcatatttttcatGAACATACTAGTTTGGATACTTTTGTTTTTGGTAACTAACTTTATATTAATCACCAGGAATCAACATTACAATACCATAGCCAGTTTAACACAACTAGCTATCTAAAGAAAAACACCAAAAGTCTAAGCTGAACTAGCAAACCAGTAATCACCTCTAGTTAGCCAAGCTAGAACAACATGCTATGTAACAAGTTTTGGACACCATGAGATGCTCTAACATTGGACAAGTAGGCAATCTCTCTAGCTATAATCTCCCAGTTCCTTGATTTCTTTTCGAAGATCCTCTGATTTCTCTCCATCCAAATGGCATAGACACATTCTGCATAGACACTTTTGAAGATGTGTGCTTGTTGAGTCCTCCCTTTTACATTCTGGATTATCCAAGCTACATGTTGATCCCATCCAATGGTTGGCCGTTCCTGCTTCTGAAGCCATAGGAGAATCCTATTCCACACTGCTCTGGTGAAATCACAGTCCATGAACAAATGATTTCTACTTTCAGGTTGAGTATGGAACATGACACATTCTAAGTCAAGAGCTATGCCCCATTTTGCTAGCCTATCAGTAGTGAGAAGCTTGTCTTGTAGCTGCAGCCACATGATGAATTTGGCCTTGGGTCTAGCATCATTCTTATACATCACACATTTCCAGGGTACTTTAAGGTAACTAGGTAGCAGCTGCTCATAAATTTGTTTGTCAGGCTGCCTGGCCCCTTTCTTATCTGCACTTGCAACAAAGTCTGTCGAGCTTCCAAGATTTTCCTCATGATCCAACAAGCTTGTTGGGGAACTCTAGCTATGCTAAGAGGCTGGCCTTTGAGGTAGAACTCATGGATCCATTTGATCCATAATTTGTCATCTTTATGAGAAAGGTCCCAATGTGTCTTAGCTAGAGCAGCTCTATTCCAAATCCTTATGTTAAGGAGGTTTAATCCTCCAAAGGTTCTGGGAAAACACATTTTTCCCCAAGAGACAAGGGCCTTTTTTGTAATAGTTTCAGTGCCCGACCACACAAAAATTCTACAATATGCATCAATCAGTTTAAGGATCTTAACTGGAATTTGAAATAGCTTAGACCAATATGATTGGACTCCAAAAAGAACAGATTGCACCAGTTGAACTCTTCCAGCATAAGAGAGTTTCTTAGCTGTCCAGGAGGTAATTCTGGCCACTATATTCTCTATTAGAGGGTTTCCATTGAGTATAGGAGATCTTTTTAGTGGATAGGGGAACTCCCAGATACCTAATAGGTAACTCACCAGCAGGAATGCCAAGCTTATGTACAATTCTATCTCTTTCCACCTGATCAACTCCACCAAAATAGATAGAGCTTTTCTGTAGATTAGCTTGTAACCCTAAAGCTTATGAGAACTGTTTGAAAGCTTGGTAAAGTGCATTAACTGACTTCAGGTCATCTCTAGAAAATAACAATAAGTCATCTGCAAAGCTCAGATGGGTGATCTTCAATTTGGCACATCTGGGGTGGAAGTTAAAGGATTTGTCGTCCCTAAGTTCATGTAGCTTCCTGCTCAAATATTCCATAGCCATTGTGAATAGATAAGGAGAAATGGGGTCTCCCTATCTCAATCCTTTAGCAGCATCAAATGGCTTTGTAGTTTCCCCATTTACCATCTCAGTATAATTCACAGTTTGTACACATTCCATTATCCAAGAGACAAATCTGTCGCGGAACCCCAATTCACTTATAACCTGCTTCAAATAGGGCCATTCTACTGAATCATAGGCTTTCTGCAAATCAATCTTCACCATACATCTGGGAGATGCATTTTTCCTTCGATAATCTTTGACTAATTCATGGGCCAAGATAATATTATCTGAGATTTTCCTTCTTGGAATAAAACCTACCTGAGCATCACAGATGATACTAGGTATAACTTTCTGAATCCTAGCAGCCAAGATTTTTTCTATGATCTTATACAATATGGTGCAGCAAGCAATTGGTCTATACTCCTTTACTGTCAGAGGACTAGAATTCTTTGGAACTAAAGTGATCGTAGTGCAGTTAATAACTTTAAACATTTTCCCCGATGCAAAGAACTGTTTAACTGCCAGAGTCACCTCATCCTTCTGTATTGGCCAAGCTTGTTTAATGAAATGAGAGTTGTACACATCAATACCTGGAGCTTTGTCATTCTCTATGGCCTGTAATCCATACCATACATCTTGGTCAGTAATATCATCACATAACTCCCTTATTTATTGTTGAGAGAGGGTTGGACCTTTCATCATTGTGAGTCTGTTAACTGCTGGAATTGAAGGGGAAGCTGTACCCATAAGGGATTTATAGAAAGCAATAATTTCCTCCTTTATAGCTAGAGGATCAGTCAGTTATGCACCAGTAAGGGATGTAAGATGTAATATCTGCTTCTTTTGTGTTCTTTCCTTAACCAAAGCTGAAAAATAC of Nicotiana tomentosiformis chromosome 7, ASM39032v3, whole genome shotgun sequence contains these proteins:
- the LOC138895440 gene encoding uncharacterized protein, with the translated sequence MAMEYLSRKLHELRDDKSFNFHPRCAKLKITHLSFADDLLLFSRDDLKWKEIELYISLAFLLVSYLLGIWEFPYPLKRSPILNGNPLIENIVARITSWTAKKLSYAGRVQLVQSVLFGVQSYWSKLFQIPVKILKLIDAYCRIFVWSGTETITKKALVSWGKMCFPRTFGGLNLLNIRIWNRAALAKTHWDLSHKDDKLWIKWIHEFYLKGQPLSIARVPQQACWIMRKILEARQTLLQVQIRKGPGSLTNKFMSSCYLVTLKYPGNV